One segment of Panicum virgatum strain AP13 chromosome 1K, P.virgatum_v5, whole genome shotgun sequence DNA contains the following:
- the LOC120652895 gene encoding RING-H2 finger protein ATL77-like, which produces MGARRADDAAGAALALRWAGCACHQLVGGGATAIDVPLPAFTYGCAADARWAPFCILPGVSNSWRRLWPGDGSGLEGVRRGETARRLPLCGHLFHKECVDMWLHSHATCPLCRCDVPLPQTCAAKAVTAAAAQTSSGDVLPSV; this is translated from the exons ATGGGCGCACGGCGAGCTGACGATGCCGCTGGTGCCGCATTGGCCCTGCGGTGGGCTGGATGCGCCTGTCATCAgcttgtcggcggcggcgcgacggcgatcGATGTGCCGCTGCCGGCGTTCACGTACGGGTGCGCCGCCGATGCCCGATG GGCTCCATTTTGCATTTTGCCCGGGGTCTCGAATTCCTGGAGACGGCTCTGGCCTGGAGACGGCTCTGGCCTGGAGGGTGTGCGGCGCGGTgagacggcgcggcggctgccGTTGTGCGGGCACCTGTTCCACAAGGAGTGCGTCGACATGTGGCTGCACTCGCACGCGACGTGCCCGCTGTGCCGGTGCGACGTGCCCCTACCGCAGACGTGCGCTGCAAAAGCTgtgactgcggcggcggcgcagacgtCGTCCGGTGATGTGCTGCCGTCGGTGTAG
- the LOC120651482 gene encoding uncharacterized protein LOC120651482 yields the protein MLPPQPSTTWPNCLQAMFLPDDDSDVSSCYRVDISNKDRTVHAKVFVLRAGTWTVHFSTLADLAKSPQEILMMTLLMGGKIYMMTMAGYILTLDIATARFSIVDLPRGVEFEYTGNIVPCRGDNSVLYLFNVKGDKLTVWFQSIDNHSSVGSRPGEWLLRDTISLLETCGHLMKQGGEPIDGQEQEEGIVSIVGVGDNAEFVFLEFEETSVIAYMHLKTRKVKKVYQRHPDNDFVISVLPFMMVCPVVFPEGQN from the coding sequence ATGCTCCCTCCACAACCGTCCACAACCTGGCCCAATTGTCTTCAAGCTATGTTCCTTCCTGATGATGACAGTGATGTCTCCTCATGTTATCGTGTCGACATCAGCAACAAGGACCGAACAGTCCATGCGAAGGTATTTGTCCTACGGGCCGGCACCTGGACCGTCCACTTCTCAACCTTGGCCGATCTCGCCAAGTCTCCACAGGAGATCCTGATGATGACTCTGCTCATGGGTGGCAAGATTTACATGATGACCATGGCAGGATACATCCTTACACTGGATATAGCCACCGCAAGATTCTCTATTGTTGATCTCCCGAGAGGTGTGGAATTTGAGTATACCGGCAACATTGTCCCTTGTCGGGGAGATAACTCTGTTCTCTACCTCTTCAATGTGAAGGGGGACAAGCTTACTGTCTGGTTCCAGAGTATAGATAACCACAGCAGTGTTGGAAGTCGCCCCGGTGAGTGGCTACTCAGGGACACCATTTCTCTACTTGAGACATGTGGCCATCTCATGAAGCAGGGTGGGGAGCCGATAGATgggcaggagcaggaggagggcaTTGTGTCGATCGTCGGTGTTGGGGACAATGCTGAGTTCGTATTCTTGGAGTTTGAAGAAACTAGTGTCATCGCGTACATGCATCTCAAGACCAGAAAGGTGAAGAAGGTATACCAGAGGCACCCAGACAATGATTTTGTTAtaagtgttcttccgttcaTGATGGTCTGTCCTGTCGTCTTCCCAGAAGGCCAGAACTAG